The Falco rusticolus isolate bFalRus1 chromosome 5, bFalRus1.pri, whole genome shotgun sequence genome has a segment encoding these proteins:
- the USF3 gene encoding basic helix-loop-helix domain-containing protein USF3 isoform X1, which produces MVPAVGLPLLSPPSPPALFSETMPEMTENETPTKKQHRKKNRETHNAVERHRKKKINAGINRIGELIPCSPALKQSKNMILDQAFKYITEMKRQNDELLLNGGNNEQAEEIKKLRKQLDELQKENGRYIELLKANDICLYDDPTIHWKGNLKNAKVSVVIPGDQVQKNIIVYSNGSQPNGNNQGASVQGITFNVGHNLQKQTANVVPVQRTCNIVTPVTISGIYPTENKPWSQTTLSPLASAQTAAAGNVLELSTAENERGVLAAATASLQSASQSGTEQELQCSSSNAPQNDQNLPKSKNEEEGPKLTKKTLLQAISLPSSASMEASQVQQVNTTCSNTQSSRSDLEESCVISTTDTACVPSVRLSTADSFSSVNALKSTDLVSSAGMPVTSAAEGTKAAMAISTLPASPLENCWAFSGSSGVGTSDLKNMSSLTRMPSAGNTQTTWTTLQLAGNTVQPLSQTPSSIMTALLNEPVNGAGTVSSAHSRPLTTSISLNTSLPGDGQAAEQIVVTLPSCPPLPMQPLISQPQVKTQPAGNILPLNSAMQVIQMAQPVASAVTGAPANQNVIILQPPNPAPCPPIVRAEVPSQNVSQQIVIIQAANQNPLPLLSAQPSASVRVPVNGPTAIANSSSSVQNASLQQTFGGKHLVHILPRPSSLPSSSSTQTFSVTMSSQQHPQTISLNGQLFALQPVMSSSGASNQAPMQIIQPTTSEDPNTNVALNTFGALANLNQSISQMAGQSCLHLSLSHPTNPTTVSNQIATVNCMSLPASVASSVPAEVSVLTSASNSINTSPQKAAAGLPSSAKSKRTNKKPNTKKHQAVNSKVSCPAVPCKDAGKVDCAPVETAAKPSNGEGLLENSPAVSQALTASQASGVAASSGVSISDCRPKETVSSEQAVKTCSAPEPSSAEAPSSSPLESAVSEQLPLVPPTSKDAAPGQQARGPQNRLPTSSALSESPKPCEPPGTLTSSRTEAHVTHSQVAGTSAAQSSTADPGSKAGTISESCSVVQDSSVVMQDADLLEGQGLTKMLSDLTKERTAVEKTSSFTVQGEHSNFPMENSKSSESNVDLPEKQELLLMNTEGDALSQHHSCISDQEVVSASLITSRQADSPMSTSSGSSRGFSVASMLPDTTREDVTSSTSTSTCNSCTFSEQTDIVALAARAIFDQESLEKGGGGIQVNMRDAISKSTEVAPLEREQQPFKPQPVKENSAGPLEVAPNKFSAPDTVQAHVDRPVEKPSCSVGGVETSNASSQISASQSPSITSLSVNNLIHQSRIVHPLVSCSSLSQPSEPASVPATVSLSLPSSTYLNQSPGPAMMSDYAQEQLNAIRASTMQAPQLQDSHLKQQNHEGRKDSAKRAVQDDLLLSTAKRQKQCQTTPIRLEGMALMNRTPESIADQTQMLVSQIPPNSSNSVASVSNQGHTDGLNRLFPPNSNFVTPALRQTEVQCGSQPSISEQQGPAGQHLQPIQHVPAQGISHLHSNHPYLKQQQAGQLRERHHLYQLQHHVTHGENSVHSQPHSVHQQRTIQQEVQMQKKRNLIQGTTATQLSLQQKHHGSDQTRQKGGQPHPHHQQMQQQMQQHFGASQPEKNCENPATSRNHHNHPQSHINQDIMHQQQQDVSSRQQGSASEHVSGHNQMQRLMTSRGLEQQMVSQASIVTRPSDMTCTPHRQERNRVSSYSAEALIGKTPSNSEQRIGIALQGPRVSDQLEMRSYLDVSRNKGLVIHNMQGRLSVDHTVGSDVQRLSDCQTFKPAGPNQQPTGNFDVQASRNSEIGNSVSSLRGMQSQAFRIGQNTGPSIERQKRLPYQPVQGIPTGNTLPSRENENTCHQSFMQSLLAPHLGDQVSGSQRSIPEHQRNTQCGASSTIEYSCPPARESVHIRRDGDGQSRESCDMSIGAINTRNSSLTIPFSSSSSSGDIQGRNTSPNISVQKSNPMRMTDSHGTKSHMNTPVSSNMHGVVRPTHPHPAVSHGNGEQGQPSVRQPNSSVTQRSRHPLQDNGGSKIRQPERNRSGNQRHGNVFDPSLPHLPLSTSSSMILGRQQSAIEKRGSIVRFMSDGPQVSNDNAAPDQHTLSQNFGFPFIPEGGMNPPINANASFIPPVTQPSATRTPALIPVDPQNTLPSFYPPYSPAHPTLSNDISIPYFPNQMFPNPSTEKPSSGSLNNRFGSILSPPRPVGFAQPSFPLLPDMPPMHMTNTSHLSNFNLTSLFPEIATALPPDGSAMSPLLSIANTSASDSSKQSSNRPAHNISHILGHDCSSAV; this is translated from the exons GCTCTCTTCTCCGAAACCATGCCAGAGATGACAGAGAATGAGACACCTACTAAGAAGCAACATCG aaagaaaaaccgGGAGACACACAATGCAG TGGAGAGACATCGAAAGAAGAAGATTAATGCTGGGATAAACAGAATTGGAGAACTCATTCCCTGCTCTCCAGCGCTTAAGCAG AGCAAGAACATGATCCTGGATCAGGCCTTTAAGTAtataacagaaatgaaaagacagaatgaCGAACTTCTGTTAAATGGAGGGAACAATGAACAGG ctgaagaaataaaaaaactccGGAAACAGTTGGAtgaactgcaaaaggaaaacgGGAGATACATCGAACTACTGAAAGCAAATGATATTTGCCTGTATGATGACCCTACAATCCACTGGAAGGGAAATCTCAAAAACGCGAAGGTCTCTGTTGTTATTCCCGGTGACCAGGTTCAAAAGAACATCATTGTCTATTCAAACGGGAGTCAACCCAATGGAAATAACCAGGGAGCATCTGTCCAGGGAATAACGTTCAATGTTGGTCATaatttacaaaagcaaacagccaATGTTGTGCCAGTCCAGAGAACTTGCAACATAGTGACTCCTGTGACAATTTCTGGTATTTACCCCACAGAAAACAAGCCATGGTCACAAACTACTCTTTCTCCACTGGCCTCCGCTcagacagctgcagcagggaacgTCCTTGAGCTTTCCACTGCAGAGAATGAGCGAGGTGTGCTCGCCGCTGCTACTGCCAGCTTGCAGAGCGCATCTCAGTCCGGAACAGAACAGGAACTACAGTGTTCGTCAAGTAATGCACCACAGAATGATCAGAATCTCCCCAAAAGTAAAAATGAGGAGGAGGGCCCTAAACTAACAAAGAAGACGCTCCTGCAGGCCATCAGCCTTCCTTCCAGTGCCTCCATGGAAGCCTCCCAAGTTCAACAGGTGAATACAACTTGCTCAAATACACAGAGTTCTAGGAGTGACCTTGAGGAAAGCTGTGTCATTTCGACCACGGACACAGCTTGCGTGCCATCTGTGAGACTGTCTACTGCAGACAGCTTTTCCTCTGTAAATGCCCTCAAAAGTACAGACTTAGTAAGTAGCGCTGGAATGCCTGTGACTTCTGCAGCAGAGGGAACAAAGGCTGCGATGGCAATAAGCACTCTGCCTGCCAGTCCCCTGGAGAACTGCTGGGCTTTTTCAGGCTCTTCAGGTGTTGGCACTTCAGACTTGAAAAACATGAGTAGCCTTACGCGGATGCCTTCAGCTGGAAACACACAGACCACATGGACAACTTTGCAGCTGGCGGGAAATACCGTTCAGCCACTCAGCCAAACGCCATCCAGTATAATGACTGCTCTGTTAAACGAGCCAGTTAATGGTGCCGGCACCGTATCTTCTGCTCACAGCAGGCCTTTGACTACGAGTATTAGTCTGAATACTTCTCTGCCTGGGGATGGCCAGGCAGCTGAACAGATTGTAGTTACCTTGCCCTCGTGCCCACCCTTACCTATGCAGCCATTAATCAGCCAGCCGCAGGTGAAAACTCAGCCTGCAGGAAATATCCTTCCATTGAATTCAGCTATGCAGGTGATTCAGATGGCTCAGCCAGTCGCGTCAGCTGTTACAGGAGCACCAGCTAACCAGAACGTCATCATCCTCCAGCCTCCAAACCCCGCTCCATGCCCTCCAATTGTGAGAGCGGAAGTTCCCAGCCAAAACGTTAGTCAGCAAATTGTAATTATACAAGCTGCTAATCAGAATCCTCTGcccctcctctctgctcagccttCTGCTTCTGTAAGAGTTCCTGTGAACGGGCCGACTGCAATCGCAAACTCCAGCAGCTCCGTACAAAATGCCTCTCTCCAGCAGACTTTCGGAGGGAAACACCTTGTCCATATATTACCCAGACCGTCTTCTTTGCCATCTTCTAGCTCTACACAAACGTTTTCAGTTACCATGTCCAGTCAACAGCATCCTCAAACCATCTCACTGAACGGGCAGCTTTTTGCATTGCAGCCTGTGATGTCTTCATCCGGAGCTTCAAATCAAGCCCCTATGCAAATTATTCAACCCACCACCAGCGAAGATCCAAATACCAATGTTGCCCTCAATACGTTCGGTGCTTTAGCTAACCTCAATCAAAGCATATCGCAAatggctgggcagagctgcttaCACTTGTCTCTCAGCCACCCTACCAATCCCACAACTGTCAGTAACCAGATTGCCACGGTTAACTGCATGTCATTACCAGCTTCGGTGGCATCCTCAGTACCTGCAGAGGTTTCGGTATTAACTAGCGCATCTAATTCAATAAACACTTCTCCCCAAAAAGCGGCTGCTGGTTTGCCATCCAGTGCAAAATCCAAAAggacaaacaaaaagccaaatacAAAGAAGCACCAGGCAGTCAACAGTAAAGTATCCTGCCCAGCAGTTCCTTGCAAAGATGCAGGGAAGGTGGACTGTGCTCCTGTGGAAACAGCGGCAAAGCCTTCAAATGGTGAGGGGCTGCTTGAAAACTCTCCAGCAGTGTCGCAAGCTTTAACGGCGTCGCAGGCAAGCGGTGTGGCAGCATCAAGCGGTGTCAGCATCTCTGACTGTCGTCCCAAAGAGACCGTGAGCTCTGAACAGGCGGTGAAAACCTGCTCTGCCCCTGAGCCGAGCTCAGCAGAGGCACCTTCTTCCTCGCCCCTGGAGTCTGCCGTGTCAGAGCAGCTGCCGCTCGTCCCGCCGACTTCCAAAGATGCTGCTCCTGGCCAGCAGGCCCGTGGACCTCAGAACCGCCTGCCAACCAGCTCTGCCTTGTCAGAGTCTCCCAAACCCTGTGAACCCCCTGGCACCTTAACGTCCTCTCGTACTGAAGCACATGTGACACATTCTCAGGTTGCTGGGACATCAGCAGcgcagagcagcacagcagatcCAGGTTCCAAGGCAGGAACGATTTCAGAGTCCTGCAGCGTTGTGCAGGATTCCTCAGTGGTAATGCAAGATGCAGACTTGTTGGAAGGACAGGGACTAACCAAAATGCTGTCTGATCTCACGAAAGAAAGaacagctgtggaaaaaacCTCTTCATTTACTGTTCAGGGGGAGCATTCTAATTTTCCCATGGAAAACTCTAAATCATCAGAATCAAATGTTGATTTGCCTGAGAAGCAGGAACTCTTGCTAATGAACACAGAAGGTGATGCTCTCTCGCAGCATCACTCCTGCATTTCTGATCAGGAAGTAGTCAGTGCTTCCCTTATCACTAGTAGGCAGGCAGACTCCCCGATGTCAACTAGCTCTGGCAGCAGTCGAGGCTTCTCAGTTGCATCTATGTTGCCAGATACCACCAGAGAAGATGTTACGAGCAGCACCTCAACCAGTACATGTAACAGCTGCACATTTTCAGAACAGACTGACATTGTAGCTCTTGCTGCAAGAGCTATTTTTGACCAGGAAAGCCTTGAGAAAGGTGGAGGAGGAATTCAGGTTAACATGAGGGATGCCATCTCTAAGTCAACTGAGGTTGCACCTTTGGAGAGAGAGCAACAGCCTTTTAAACCTCAaccagtgaaagaaaatagtgCAGGGCCGTTGGAAGTGGCACCAAACAAATTCAGTGCTCCAGATACAGTACAGGCACATGTCGATAGACCGGTTGAAAAGCCAAGCTGCTCTGTAGGAGGTGTGGAAACATCAAACGCTTCTTCTCAGATTTCCGCTTCCCAGTCACCAAGCATAACCAGCTTAAGCGTGAATAATCTAATACACCAGAGTCGCATTGTCCATCCCCTTGTGAGTTGCTCCAGTTTATCCCAGCCTTCAGAGCCAGCGAGCGTCCCTGCAACTGTGAGCCTCTCCCTTCCGTCCAGCACATACCTCAACCAGTCTCCTGGACCTGCTATGATGAGTGACTATGCCCAGGAACAACTGAACGCAATCAGGGCAAGCACCATGCaggctccccagctgcaggactcgcacttaaagcagcaaaatcatGAAGGTCGCAAAGACTCAGCCAAGCGGGCTGTTCAAGATGACCTTCTCCTCTCTACGGCAAAGAGGCAAAAGCAGTGCCAGACGACGCCCATAAGGCTCGAGGGGATGGCGCTGATGAACCGAACACCCGAGAGTATCGCTGATCAAACGCAGATGCTAGTCAGCCAGATTCCTCCTAATTCATCCAATTCGGTGGCATCGGTGAGCAATCAAGGGCACACCGATGGCCTCAATAGGTTATTCCCACCCAACAGCAACTTTGTAACACCAGCTTTAAGGCAAACTGAAGTTCAGTGCGGTTCTCAGCCGTCCATTTCGGAGCAGCAAGGCCCGGCAGGGCAGCACTTGCAGCCGATTCAACATGTTCCTGCTCAAGGCATATCTCACCTTCACAGCAATCATCCATacttaaagcagcagcaggctggtcAGTTAAGAGAAAGGCATCACTTGTATCAGCTGCAGCACCACGTCACTCACGGGGAAAACTCGGTCCACTCTCAACCCCACAGTGTCCACCAACAGCGAACGATACAGCAGGAGGTGCAGATGCAAAAGAAACGCAATCTCATCCAGGGAACAACAGCCACACAACTTTCCCTCCAGCAAAAACACCATGGAAGTGATCAAACGCGGCAGAAAGGTGGTCAGCCTCATCCTCACCAccagcaaatgcagcagcagatgcagcagcacTTTGGAGCTTCCCAGCCTGAAAAGAACTGTGAAAATCCTGCAACAAGCAGAAACCATCACAACCATCCTCAGAGTCATATAAATCAGGATATTATGCATCAACAGCAACAAGATGTTAGCAGCAGACAGCAAGGGTCAGCTTCTGAACACGTGTCAGGGCACAATCAGATGCAAAGACTTATGACCTCCAGAGGCTTAGAGCAGCAAATGGTGTCCCAGGCAAGCATCGTAACCAGGCCATCCGATATGACGTGCACCCCTCATAGGCAGGAGAGGAACCGAGTTTCCAGCTACTCTGCTGAGGCTCTCATTGGGAAGACGCCCTCTAATTCAGAACAGAGAATAGGAATAGCTCTTCAAGGCCCTAGGGTTTCGGACCAGCTTGAAATGAGAAGCTATCTCGATGTTTCTAGAAATAAAGGGTTGGTGATTCATAATATGCAGGGCCGCTTATCTGTCGACCATACAGTTGGCTCAGACGTGCAGCGGCTTTCTGATTGTCAAACGTTTAAGCCAGCTGGACCCAATCAGCAACCGACAGGCAATTTTGATGTACAGGCCTCAAGAAACAGCGAAATCGGTAATTCTGTGTCATCCCTCAGGGGCATGCAGTCGCAAGCATTTCGCATTGGTCAAAATACTGGGCCCTCCATAGAGAGACAGAAGAGATTGCCCTACCAACCGGTGCAGGGTATTCCGACAGGAAACACCCTGCCATCgagggaaaatgaaaacacGTGCCACCAAAGCTTTATGCAGAGTTTACTTGCCCCTCACCTTGGAGATCAAGTTAGTGGAAGCCAAAGATCGATCCCAGAACATCAAAGGAACACGCAGTGTGGCGCCTCCTCCACGATCGAGTACAGCTGTCCCCCAGCGCGCGAAAGCGTCCACATCCGAAGAGATGGCGATGGCCAGAGTAGGGAGAGCTGTGACATGTCTATCGGTGCAATTAACACAAGGAACAGTTCTTTGACTATTCCTTTTTCGAGTTCTTCTTCCTCGGGAGATATTCAGGGTCGCAATACAAGCCcaaacatctctgtgcagaAGTCCAATCCCATGAGGATGACAGACAGTCACGGAACTAAGAGCCACATGAATACGCCAGTTTCTAGCAACATGCATGGAGTTGTGAGGCCAACTCACCCTCACCCTGCAGTTTCTCACGGAAATGGCGAGCAAGGGCAACCTTCTGTTCGTCAGCCAAATTCTTCAGTTACTCAGCGGTCAAGGCATCCTCTGCAAGATAATGGAGGTTCTAAAATACGTCAGCCCGAAAGGAATCGATCCGGAAATCAAAGACACGGAAATGTCTTCGACCCTAGCCTTCCCCACCTTCCCCTGTCCACCAGCAGCAGTATGATCCTTGGGCGCCAGCAGTCTGCGATAGAAAAAAGAGGAAGCATTGTCCGATTTATGTCTGATGGCCCTCAAGTGTCTAATGATAACGCGGCCCCTGACCAACACACTCTCTCTCAGAATTTTGGATTCCCTTTTATTCCGGAGGGTGGCATGAATCCACCGATAAATGCCAACGCCTCTTTCATCCCACCAGTCACTCAGCCTAGTGCCACTCGAACACCAGCTCTGATCCCAGTCGATCCTCAGAACACGCTGCCATCCTTCTACCCACCTTACTCTCCTGCCCACCCTACCCTTTCCAATGACATTTCCATCCCTTACTTTCCCAATCAAATGTTTCCTAACCCAAGCACGGAGAAGCCGAGTAGCGGAAGTTTAAACAATCGATTTGGATCCATTTTGTCTCCTCCCAGGCCTGTTGGTTTTGCTCAGCccagttttcctttgcttcccgATATGCCGCCAATGCACATGACCAACACGTCGCACTTATCCAATTTTAACTTAACGTCTTTGTTTCCAGAAATAGCCACGGCTCTTCCTCCAGATGGTTCAGCAATGTCACCGCTGCTTTCCATTGCAAACACATCTGCTTCAGATTCCTCCAAGCAGTCCTCCAACCGCCCTGCCCACAATATAAGCCATATTCTAGGTCACGACTGCAGCTCAGCTGTATGA